From one Drosophila subpulchrella strain 33 F10 #4 breed RU33 chromosome 3L, RU_Dsub_v1.1 Primary Assembly, whole genome shotgun sequence genomic stretch:
- the LOC119552959 gene encoding DNA-directed RNA polymerase III subunit RPC8, with amino-acid sequence MFVLAELKDNVRIAPDQFHLKLVDAVRDEIDRKLANKVLLNVGLCMALKDIVSLKDSVILPGDGASHTEVLFRYVVFRPMVGTVITGKIRNCSREGVHVTLGFFDDILIPHAALQHPSRFDEAEQAWVWEYPLEDGAKHDLFMDVGEPIKFRVSREIFEETSPIGPPKAEAQSQQGPGTSSAAASATSQEVKTPYRIIGAINESGLGVLSWWDQQGKDDEQDDEDEDEYDNDEDGEGACEE; translated from the exons ATGTTCGTGCTGGCCGAGCTGAAGGACAATGTGCGAATTGCGCCGGACCAGTTCCACCTGAAGTTGGTGGACGCCGTGCGTGACGAGATCGACCGCAAGCTGGCCAATAAG GTCCTGCTCAACGTGGGTCTGTGCATGGCTCTGAAGGATATTGTTTCACTGAAGGACTCTGTGATCCTGCCGGGCGACGGAGCCTCGCACACGGAAGTGCTCTTCCGGTATGTGGTCTTCCGGCCGATGGTGGGCACCGTGATCACCGGAAAGATACGGAACTGCAGTCGGGAAGGCGTCCACGTGACACTGGGCTTCTTCGACGACATCCTCATCCCACATGCCGCCTTGCAGCATCCCTCCCGCTTTGACGAGGCCGAACAGGCCTGGGTCTGGGAATATCCACTGGAGGACGGCGCCAAGCACGATCTCTTCATGGACGTGGGCGAACCCATCAAGTTCCGGGTCTCACGAGAGATTTTCGAGGAAACGTCGCCCATTGGACCGCCCAAGGCGGAGGCCCAGTCGCAGCAGGGACCCGGCACATCCTCGGCTGCCGCGTCAGCCACCTCCCAGGAAGTCAAGACACCGTACAGGATTATT GGTGCCATCAACGAATCCGGCCTGGGCGTGCTCTCCTGGTGGGATCAGCAGGGCAAAGATGATGAACAGGACGACGAGGATGAGGACGAGTATGATAACGACGAGGATGGCGAAGGCGCCTGCGAGGAATAA
- the LOC119552846 gene encoding serine/threonine-protein kinase RIO1, with protein sequence MNDDSHKYSDAEEDEEELRSSEWVNDFKSLTVKHEIFKDIKLTPKEASDDLAQVIEPANEEEDEPEDEEAEEYDEEDYDEVGDDYDTYEEAYTGFNKLHVQPQLTNASGGGSGGGSGGSSGGTQRVSSYQPNDKLLRRYSARINVEKYDPTTNMSAQAANRLVNFDRRERTQVRDKHDRATAEQVMDPRTRMILFKLLNRGLIQEINGCISTGKEANVYHAVSKNGDEEFAIKIYKTSILVFKDRDKYVSGEFRFRHGYCKHNPRKMVRTWAEKEMRNYLRMRNAGVPVPEPILLRSHVLVMRFCGRDGWPAPKLKDVELSTSKARELYRDCVVIMWRIYNQCRLVHADLSEFNILLQDGQLVIIDVSQSVEHDHPHSFDFLRKDCTNISEFFRKRAVATMTVKELFDFITDQTITAENMEECLERISERIKDRDFDAISAQEKIDEAVWQNTYIPKRLDEVRHFERDVAKAKQGVQQNLIYGKITGLTSDLDVQQQPDVLENTTGKEEEGSDAHTSGSEDEDSQDNDNDDDASRFKNSARPREESPESKKARKKAVKDAKAEQRKVKVKKHVKKRKEKMGSMKK encoded by the exons ATGAATGACGATAGCCACAAGTACAGCGACGCCGAGGAGGACGAAGAGGAGCTGCGGAGT TCCGAATGGGTAAACGACTTCAAGTCCCTCACAGTGAAACACGAAATCTTCAAGGACATCAAACTGACGCCCAAAGAGGCCAGCGATGACTTGGCCCAAGTTATAGAACCCgccaacgaggaggaggatgaACCGGAAGACGAGGAGGCCGAGGAATACGATGAGGAGGACTACGACGAAGTGGGCGATGACTACGATACGTACGAGGAGGCCTACACGGGCTTCAACAAGCTCCATGTCCAGCCACAGCTTACAAACGCCAGTGGAGGAGGCTCCGGCGGAGGGTCTGGAGGATCATCCGGTGGCACACAACGCGTCAGCAGTTACCAGCCCAATGATAAGCTGCTGCGCCGATACTCCGCCCGCATCAACGTGGAGAAGTACGATCCCACCACCAATATGAGCGCCCAGGCCGCCAACCGGCTGGTGAACTTCGATCGGCGAGAGAGGACACAGGTGCGCGACAAACACGACAGGGCCACCGCCGAACAGGTGATGGATCCTCGCACCCGGATGATTCTCTTCAAGCTGCTGAATCGCGGCCTGATACAGGAGATCAACGGCTGCATCTCCACTGGCAAGGAGGCGAACGTCTACCATGCTGTTTCCAAGAACGGGGACGAGGAGTTTGCCATCAAGATTTACAAGACATCCATTCTGGTTTTCAAGGACCGCGACAAGTATGTGTCCGGTGAGTTCCGCTTCCGGCACGGCTACTGCAAGCACAATCCGCGCAAAATGGTGCGTACCTGGGCGGAGAAGGAGATGCGGAACTACCTACGGATGCGTAACGCCGGCGTTCCAGTGCCAGAGCCGATCCTGCTGCGCTCGCATGTCCTGGTCATGCGTTTCTGCGGTCGCGACGGATGGCCCGCGCCAAAGCTGAAGGACGTCGAACTGAGCACTTCAAAGGCGCGCGAGTTGTACAGAGATTGCGTGGTCATCATGTGGCGTATTTACAACCAGTGTCGTCTGGTGCACGCGGATCTTTCAGAGTTCAACATCCTGCTGCAGGACGGTCAGCTGGTGATTATCGACGTGAGCCAGTCGGTGGAGCACGACCATCCCCATTCCTTCGACTTCCTGCGCAAGGATTGCACCAACATATCGGAGTTTTTCCGTAAGCGGGCAGTTGCCACGATGACCGTGAAGGAGCTGTTCGACTTCATCACCGACCAGACCATCACTGCGGAGAACATGGAGGAGTGTCTGGAACGCATCTCGGAGCGGATTAAGGACCGTGACTTTGACGCCATCTCAGCTCAGGAGAAGATCGACGAGGCTGTGTGGCAGAACACCTACATACCCAAGCGCCTGGACGAG GTTCGTCATTTCGAGCGGGATGTGGCCAAGGCCAAGCAGGGAGTGCAGCAAAATCTCATCTACGGCAAGATCACAGGTCTGACATCGGATCTGGATGTGCAGCAGCAGCCAGACGTCCTTGAAAATACAACCGGCAAAGAGGAAGAGGGTAGTGATGCCCATACGAGCGGAAGCGAAGACGAGGATTCGCAGGATAACGACAACGATGACGATGCTAGTCGGTTCAAAAACTCTGCAAGACCGCGGGAGGAGTCTCCGGAGAGTAAAAAGGCTCGCAAGAAGGCCGTAAAGGATGCCAAAGCCGAGCAGCGCAAAGTCAAAGTGAAAAAGCACGTGAAGAAACGCAAGGAGAAAATGGGCAGTATGAAGAAATAA